Within Candidatus Saccharibacteria bacterium, the genomic segment GCGTCGTCAGGGTTGCGACACCCCTTGGTTCGGTAGAATAGTTGCCACTAGCTTTAGTTTGATCATAGGCTAGCTCTTTACCTTCAATGATTGGTACCACAGAAGCATCACCTAGCCCAGGTGACACACCGAAATTACCCATATTTACACCACCGGAACTTTTATACAACTGCTTCGCACCGCTATTATTTGCTAAATTAGAAAAATCGTCAAAACCTATGTGTTTAATACTCCGGACATATGCGTCTAGCGCTGCTTTTGTCTCTGGGTGGCTAGGGTTAAGGAAGTAATCTGTGCCACCATTAGCATTTTTATATTCGCTGACTGGTAAATTCATGTCATTTGCTGGGTCGTAATTCTGGTTTAGCCGTTTGGCAGCCGCCTTTTTTTCTGCCTTTAGTGTTGCTGTTCGTGCTTTGAGAGTATCGAATATTTCGGGCGTTCCCGTATTCATGACCATATTGTCAACTATTGGTCGCGCTTGAACAATGAAGCGACTACCTAGCCCTTCCGTGCCGAAAGATTGGGCGCTCCGTGCTGCACCTGTCAGCATGGAGAGTACCAAAACAATTCCAGCAAAAAGCAATGAAGCTATGACCACAATTATGCCAGTACGTATCCTATGAGTACGCAGTTTGGCGGCTGCCAACTGAACGCTATCGCGAAGTGTCATCATGATGCTATTGCCCCGTCAGACATGTGAACTGACCGGTCAGCCATACCAGCTAGCGCCAAGTCGTGAGTAACAACTATTACAGTAGTCCCTCGTTCATCACGGATTTGCTTGAAAAGGTCAAAAATGGCGGTGGCATTGGTGTGGTCAAGATTGCCAGTCGGTTCGTCGGCTAGCAAAATATCAGGGTCGTTTTGCAGCGCCCGAGCAATAGCTGCCCGCTGCATTTGCCCGCCAGAAAGCTCCCTTGGGTAGTGCCTAAGTCTATCTCCCAAGCCAACCGTTGTAGCCAGTTCAGAACTCTTTTTTTTGCGAAGTAGCCTTTTGGTACGAGCAAACATAGCCGGTACTTCTAGATTGGATTGAAGCCGTAAAAATGGCTGCAGGTAGAAAAACTGAAACACAAAGCCAATGGTTCGGTTGCGGAATCGTGAGAGTTTACCGTCGCGCAGCTTATTTAGGTCTTGGTCATGGACAACAATGGAGCCTTGAGAGGGCTTGTCCAGCCCGCCAATGAGCTGTAGCAGAGTGCTTTTGCCGCTGCCGCTTGTACCGGTAACGGCGACGAATTCACCCTTATGAATGTTGAGGCTGACTTCTTTGAGTGCCTCGATGTGTGTTTTGCCCATCTTGTATGTTTTACCGACATTATTGACCTGGACGACTATTTCATCATTTTTCGGCTTATAGGTTTGCGCCTGACGAGCGGTTTGCGCGGCAATCTTTAGCTCGTGCAGGGCAGCCTTGGCATCACCACCACACGCGTTGAGAAGTTCGGCTGCATATGCCTGCCTTGTTTCTGACTCATCCACCCGTTGCATAAGCCTAGTATGCACGACCGACACAAAAGTGGCAATAAGTGTTTTTATACTACTCCTAACGACCCTTCATTATCCGCGTACTGTCAACTTCTCCCTTCCTTAATTTGCCCCAACCAAACACAATAAATTTGAGTTTACTTATTGTTACGGTCGTCATAATTGGTATGCTGGGCGTAAGCGCAGAGCTCTAAACGCCCCTGAAGGTTTCGCTCGCAAAGTTTGGGCATAACACGGTGTATGATTTGACGTCTAGCTTATGTGGTGGGACCTCGGAGTGAGGCATTTGTACGTGATAGATGTAACGAATAATTATTTGCAATGTCGACATGCGAGTTGTTTCGGCCGATACGAATAGCATTGTCGAGGCGTAAGATTAGTTTTGTTGTGACGCCGGTAGCTGTGTGGCGGCGAATCCATTCCGCCAGCACCTCACGAGCGACTTCTTTGGGAAGTTCTCGGTAGGCAAGCCTGTCTATTTCTAGACTCGTCGTATGTTTTTGGAGGTATTGGCTCACAAGGGAATCTATAGCATCGTTGAGTTTTGCTGCCTTTGTACTATGTTCCAGTAAACGCGACCGCTCCTGATCACTCAGATGCAAGACAACGTGCTTACGGATATAGTTTCGCAAATACGTTTCGTCGGTATTGGTACTGTCTTCACGCCAGACGAGATTATGCAAACGAGCATAAGAGGTTATCTGTTTTTTTGTCATCCCAAGTAAAGGACGCCGTATATCTTCGCGGGAACGAAGTGAGCTTAGGCCACGGCTTTTGGTACCACGCATCCAGTTGATGATAATGGTTTCGATCACATCGTCTTCATGATGTGCCGTTACGATAGCGTCGGCACGAACTGCCCGCTTTACTTTTGCCAGAAAACCATAGCGAGCCTCCCGCGCCGCTGCTTCACTTGCCCCCTCACCGAGCTCAGCTCGATCGTAGACAAACGGTAACCCGTATTTTTTTGCCAGTTTTTGGACAAGCTGCCGGTCTTTTGCGGAGTCTGGACGAATGCCATGGTCAAAATGCGCCACCACTACATTGATCTTTGATGTATCATCTTTGATCATTTTTTGAGCAAGAAGATGGAGTAGAACTACGCTATCAACTCCTCCGCTTACCGCTACCACATACCGCCCAGCCGGCATATCAATATTCATATATACTATTGTAAGATGAAACAGCCGTCACTGGAAGAAAGAATTAGTGCACTAGAGACGCGAAATGCGCGGGTCGAGGCAGATAAAGCCTGGGAAACGAGCTAGCACCGTCGCGTTGCAGTTGCAGTTTTGACCTACCTCACCGTTGTTGTGTACCTGCACTTTGTCATTCATATTAACCCTTGGCTGAACGCTCTCGTGCCCGTCATAGGATATCTACTTTCTACAATTACTGTCTCGTTCGTGAAACGCGTTTGGCTCAGTAAGTAACACCGTGCTTGCTTGATTCATGATTCCGTATTCATGATTCAGCACACCATGCTACAATATAAACACAAGCGAAACCAAACATGGAAAAAGACGTCATTATTTTACTCGTGGGCATAGTTGTTGGCGCCATGAATGCCATTGCTGGAGGAGGGATGCTAATCGGCTTTCCGGTGCTGTTGGCGCTAGGCGTGCCACCACTCGTCGCAAACGTGACAACCAACATCATCACGCCATCTGGGCAGCTTGCGGCAGTTTATGCTTACCGCAACTATCTCCGGCGCATACCTAAACGCTACGTTCTAATATTGCCATTTGTGGCTCTCGGAGCCCTAGCTGGTGCGCTCACATTACGAGCAATGCCAAGTAGTGACTTTGCCAGCCTCGTGCCGTTACTGATCATGTTTGGCGTGGCGCTTTTTGCCTTTCAACCAGCCATACATCTGCACTTGCACACTCATTTGCGTGGCCGAAGTAAGGCGCTCTTGCCAATTATATTGATCGGCGTTGCCCTATTGCCGATTACCTTTTATGGAGGTTTTTTTGGGGCTGGTTACGGTTTTATTATGCTGGCTTTTTTGGGGCTGGGTAAGGTACACGAGGTTCACATGCTGGCGGCCATGAAAAACGTTTCAGCAATACTCGTTTCGCTCATTTCGATTTCGGTCTTATACTCGACCGGACTGGTAGATTGGCACGTTGGCGTGGTTATGGCCATTGGAACTACTATAGGTGGCTACCTTGGCGCCCATGCCGCCCAGAAAGTTTCGTCACATGCACTCCGCATAGTCGTTATTGTCGTCGGCCTCGCCGCAGCTGTCCACCTGGGTCTCAAGAACTACTAGTCAAGATTTCTTCCGTACTCCATACTAATTCAGTATGTGGTATCTCTATGTGCTTATGCACCTTGTTGGCTTGGTTGGTTATAGTTTA encodes:
- a CDS encoding ABC transporter ATP-binding protein — translated: MGKTHIEALKEVSLNIHKGEFVAVTGTSGSGKSTLLQLIGGLDKPSQGSIVVHDQDLNKLRDGKLSRFRNRTIGFVFQFFYLQPFLRLQSNLEVPAMFARTKRLLRKKKSSELATTVGLGDRLRHYPRELSGGQMQRAAIARALQNDPDILLADEPTGNLDHTNATAIFDLFKQIRDERGTTVIVVTHDLALAGMADRSVHMSDGAIAS
- the tilS gene encoding tRNA lysidine(34) synthetase TilS, producing MNIDMPAGRYVVAVSGGVDSVVLLHLLAQKMIKDDTSKINVVVAHFDHGIRPDSAKDRQLVQKLAKKYGLPFVYDRAELGEGASEAAAREARYGFLAKVKRAVRADAIVTAHHEDDVIETIIINWMRGTKSRGLSSLRSREDIRRPLLGMTKKQITSYARLHNLVWREDSTNTDETYLRNYIRKHVVLHLSDQERSRLLEHSTKAAKLNDAIDSLVSQYLQKHTTSLEIDRLAYRELPKEVAREVLAEWIRRHTATGVTTKLILRLDNAIRIGRNNSHVDIANNYSLHLSRTNASLRGPTT
- a CDS encoding sulfite exporter TauE/SafE family protein; the protein is MEKDVIILLVGIVVGAMNAIAGGGMLIGFPVLLALGVPPLVANVTTNIITPSGQLAAVYAYRNYLRRIPKRYVLILPFVALGALAGALTLRAMPSSDFASLVPLLIMFGVALFAFQPAIHLHLHTHLRGRSKALLPIILIGVALLPITFYGGFFGAGYGFIMLAFLGLGKVHEVHMLAAMKNVSAILVSLISISVLYSTGLVDWHVGVVMAIGTTIGGYLGAHAAQKVSSHALRIVVIVVGLAAAVHLGLKNY